The sequence CGCTTTCAGACAGTTTAGGGCTCTTACAGAAAGATCCATATCTGCTAATTTAGACTTAAGAAGTTGTCTTGTGTGAAGAGTTTCTTCATCGTATTGGATAGATGCCTTTACAGCTTCAGTTTCTAGAGTGATTCTCTCATCAGAGAACAACATGAAGTGATAAATCAATATCTTAGAAGCTTCAGTTAAAGCATTCTGAGGGCTTATAGAACCGTCAGTTTCAATATCTAATACTAATTTTTCGTAGTCTGTTTTTTGCTCTACACGATAATTTTCAATGCTGTACTGCACTTTTTTGATCGGCGTAAAAATAGAGTCAATAGCAATAGTTCCTACAGGAGCATTGTTTGACTTGTTTTGGTCTGAAGGTACATACCCTCTTCCTTTTTCTACATTAAACGTGATTTCGAAAGTTACATCTGAGTTTAAGTTACAGATCATCAATTCTGGATTAAGAATCTCAAAACCGTTGATAGATTTACCTAAATCCCCAGCAGTAATTACAGTTTGACCGGAAACTTTAGCAACAACCTGTTCGTTAGTTTGGTTTTCTGCCGTAGCTTTTAATCTTACCTGCTTAAGGTTAAGAATAATTTCGGTAACGTCTTCAATTACTCCTGGAATCGTTGAAAATTCGTGCTCTACACCTTCTATTTTGATAGATGAAATAGCGTATCCTTCCAGAGAAGAAAGCAACACTCTTCTCAAAGCATTACCGATTGTAAGCCCGAAACCTGGTTCTAAAGGTCTGAATTCGAATTGACCTTTAAATTCATCAGAGTTAAGTAGAATTACTTTATCGGGTTTTATGAATTGTAAAATTGCCATATTATTGGGTTGAGCAAAAATTTGATTAAAAAATTATTTAGAGTAAAGTTCGACGATAAGCTGTTCCTTGATGTCTTCCGGGATTTGGATTCTCTCAGGAGCAGATACGAAAGTACCTTGCTTTTTCTCATCGTTGAATTGTAACCACTCATAGTTTGCTTTAGAAGCTAAAGCATCTGCAACAACCTCTAGAGACTTAGATTTTTCTCTTACAGCGATTACATCACCAGCTTTTACCAAATAAGAAGGAATGTTAAGGATCTCACCATTCACTGTGATGTGTCTGTGAGAAGTCAACTGTCTTGCACCAGCTCTGGTTTTAGCAAAACCTAATCTGTA comes from Chryseobacterium sp. 3008163 and encodes:
- a CDS encoding DNA-directed RNA polymerase subunit alpha, with translation MAILQFIKPDKVILLNSDEFKGQFEFRPLEPGFGLTIGNALRRVLLSSLEGYAISSIKIEGVEHEFSTIPGVIEDVTEIILNLKQVRLKATAENQTNEQVVAKVSGQTVITAGDLGKSINGFEILNPELMICNLNSDVTFEITFNVEKGRGYVPSDQNKSNNAPVGTIAIDSIFTPIKKVQYSIENYRVEQKTDYEKLVLDIETDGSISPQNALTEASKILIYHFMLFSDERITLETEAVKASIQYDEETLHTRQLLKSKLADMDLSVRALNCLKAAEVETLGELVSYSKSDLMKFRNFGKKSLTELEELVHSKGLNFGFDVAKYKLDADN
- the rpsD gene encoding 30S ribosomal protein S4, with the protein product MARYIGPKTKIARKFGAAIYGDDKNFEKRKNQPPGQHGVNKRRGAKKSEYAVQLMEKQKAKYTYGILERQFANLFEKAHRSKGVTGEVLLQLCESRLDNVVYRLGFAKTRAGARQLTSHRHITVNGEILNIPSYLVKAGDVIAVREKSKSLEVVADALASKANYEWLQFNDEKKQGTFVSAPERIQIPEDIKEQLIVELYSK